Below is a genomic region from Miscanthus floridulus cultivar M001 chromosome 1, ASM1932011v1, whole genome shotgun sequence.
CATACGCGACAGTGACCATGCCCTATGCCCAGACggttcatacgctgaagcgaCGGTGATGTTCACCTCGACACAGGCGGGTCGCGCTCCAATGCGATGGAATAAGGATATGATCACGGACGGATTATATGccatgcggcggtgttagtgcatacccacacaGGCGAGTCGTGCTCCAATATGACGAAAGTAAGGACCTTAGCAGGGACGGATCATAAGCGAATAcgacggtgttagtgtacaccacaAACGGTCTCAGATAACGACGGCGAGGGCTATGATCATCATTGCCGATAGCTTACTGCCGAAGCCGAAATTGGACTGCGGTGGGGGTTACGACGTGGATGTGAAAGGTCCGAGTGTAGTAGTGCAAGTGCAATCAATTTTTTATAACATGACTCTACTACTGTATAGGAACAACAATAGAAATAATTTAGGGCATCACCTTTGCACATCAATTATAGGAAGATTATACTCTATCGCCGGAGGAGCAGTGGGCAGCAACGACCTCGCTAGGGCAATCGCAGTGGCCTCTGTTGGGGCTTCAACATCCATGGCGTTGGGGTTGGGTGCAGCCACGCCATAGGCCGGCGCGGCCAGGCCTGAGGGAGGCAGAGCGAGGCCAGAAGACGCCTACCCTAGGGTAGAGGCTGGCGTGCCTAGCCCGGGTAGACCAGACGCCGGCGAGGCTAGGGCAGAGGCCGGCGGCAGCGAGTCAATGTCCTCCATGGGTGGCGCGTGGAGGAAGGGATCGGGCGAGCGGTGGCGTGCACACGAAAGGATGGATGAAAACGATACGTCTAGGTCGGGCTCCATGCAATCGTTGGACAGAAGGGCAAAAGGGTCCGTTCAGGGAGAAAATACACGTATTTGGaataaaaaaaagagatgaaacaCGCATAATGGCAAGGGCCTCGTTCGtttcactgaaaaaacaagccaaaacaatGTTCcgtctgatttgttgtgagagaaaaatactattccggctgaaaaaacaagctgaaaagtactgattataagagaagcgaacagggcccgaAATCAATTGTGCAATGTTTGGAGACCCTTTTTTGCAAAGTCGATGTTTGGAGAAAATTgcatatttgggactctaaacaaTACGCTTCATAGATTTGGGACTCCAAACATCGACTTCGCAAAAATGGATCTCCAAACGTTGCATAATTGATTTCCTTGCCATTATACGTATTTCATCTCTTTTTTTAAGTTGTGTACATGTACTTGGAGACCTGAAGGGACTCTTTTGCCCTTCTGCTGTTACGTACAGGGTCTGGGGTGCGGGTCACGTTGGTTGGCCGGTGGCTGGCCTTGTTGGCTCGCCTGGGCTGGCTGGCCGCCGCATGGGCAGTAACATGTAATAATTCACAGATTAATATATAATAAAAATTAACAAAAATGAGACATGTAATAACATGTAATAGATAAAACCATAAATTTAGCACAAATGAGTTCATCTCATAAATCCATGATTTTAGCTTAAATAAGTTCATCTCACAAAACCATAGTGTTGTTCTAAACGAGTCCCATCTCATATCAAATAAAGCATTAGTTTACATCTCGTCATATATTCGATCATTCATCCAATATATAGCCTTCTCTTTGGTGTCATCTTTTTTGATGCAACCGTAGTAGACATCCTGACGGGACTAGTGGTGTTGGTTTGTAAAGAGGTGCCCTCTCCTAACATGAGCGCAAGCTGGCTACACAGAAATATGGTAAATGTGTTAATATTCATTACCTTCTAGTGACCCTTCCTGGACTATCTCGTAGTATTTCTTCTCTAGTTAGCCTCTGTGGGGTGCTAAGTTCTCTTGGCACAACTTTATTTACATTCTTATTAGGTTGCTTCCGCTTCCTAcaagtaaaataaataaattaataatgacATGTTGATTCAAGTTTTTGATAAAGAAAATCAATACTTACCTCTTTTTTTGCTGTCTATTGAGTGGGCACTTGGCACTAGCTTGCCTGTGACCTTTTTCACCAGTATTTCTTGCAAGTCATAGGTCCCTCTAATCATCTTATTTTCCTTTGCATCGGTTGCATGTGACCTTTTTCACCGCATTTCTTACATGGCTTACCAGTGTGCTGTCGTTCAAAACAAGTACATGTCCTTTGGTTTAACTTGACAATATGCCTCTCAACTTTCCTGCTATGGTCCCACACCTCTGCACTCCAATTACCAGTTGGTACAATTTTCATGTGGCCCAAACCTCTAGTATTTGCCTTTAGCTGAAGCATAATAGCCGGAAGTATCCTGTCTTCAGGTAGCCTGTATGCAATATTTCTTCTCTTGTTCCATAATATCGTGATCATTTCTCTAATCTTATCAGCAAGGTCAACAACAGGTAAGTCTTTATggtctctaatccagttattaaaTGACTCTGCAATATTACTAGTTGTGTAGTCATATTTAATTTAATTTCTGGATGTGACACTCTTTTAAGCgtctttattaaaaaaaaaagctATGGTTATGGTTTGGGCACACTGCAGCAGGCTCTAATCGGCCTGACCTGCTGATGTCAATGGGCTGGGCTGGATACTCCACGACGGATacagtttctcaaaaaaaaaaaaaaacatgaccgTTTTGAGTCGACTGAATGAACTGTTCCAATTCCAACTCTCCCTCGCGggccgccgccacgccgccgcccGCCATGGAAGAGGACGACCACATCAGCCGCCTCCCCGATGCCGTCCTCGGCGAGATCGTCTCCCTCCTACGCACCAAGGAAGGCGGCCGCACGCAGGCCATCGCCTCCCGGTGGTGCCACATCTGGCGCTCCGCACCCCTCAACCTCGACCTCCACAACCGGGCCCCTAGCGAGCGCCGCATCCCGCTGGCCCAGATCTCCGGCATCCTCTCCTCACACCGGGGCCCCGGCCGACGCTTCTCCATCCCCAGGCACTACTTCGAGAACGACGCCCACCCCGCCGCCACGCTCGACGCCTGGCTCGGCACCCCCGCCCTCGACGGCCTCCAGGAGCTCGACTTCCACTACGGCTCTTGGCACACGCGTCAGGGGAGCCCGGCGCGGCCGCTGCCTGAATCGGCGCGCCGTTTCTTGTCCACCCTTCGCGTCGCCAGCTTCGGCCACTGCACTTTCCCAGATGAAAACGGCCTCATCTTTCCGCTTCTCAAGCAGCTGAGCCTTATGCACGTCAAAATTTCCGAGAACTCTCTGTATGCCCTGCTCGCTGGTTGCCCTCTCTTGCAGAGCTTGATGCTAACTCAGAGCTTTGGCTGCTCTCGCATCAGGATTGTGTCCCGAACCCTTAGGAGCATCGGTGTACATGCTTCTTGGGGAGACACCATGTTAGACCAGTTCACCATCGAGGATGCACCCTTTCTAGAAAGAttccttcttcttgatctttggttTCCCAAAAAAATGGTCATCTCAGTAGTCTCAGCTCCGAGACTGAAGATTTTGGGCCAGCTGCATATTAAAAGCCCCAGACTGGAGTTCGGCACCTCAGTTTTTATGGTACTGTCTCTGCATCCTTGGCACTCTCACATTCCTGGGTGAGGAGATCTAGTTAGCTTTGCCCTCAGTATCTATTTATTTCGTGCTTAATTAATGCAGGGATCTGATGTTGTTAACTCGACAACGATGCTGCCCAGTATGAGAGTTCTAGCTTTAACACAAAACAACTTTAGTTTGGATGAGGTCATTGCCTTCATGAAATGCTTTCCCTGCTTGGAGAACTTGTACATCAAGATGTCAACAGCTTATGGCCAGGTGACTAAACATACTCCGTAATAGAGCTTCCATCTGCATTATTTTCTCAGCTATTACTATTGCATCGATTCTTGTTCTAAAGTTAGGTTGTCACCATTTTTATATTACTTCTGCCTTTTCAGTTAACAAAGACAAAGGTGACAAATGCATGGCGTCAGAAATATCCGGAACCTTATTGGTACCCTTGACATTCGTCTAAAGAAAATTGTGTTGTCAACCTATCTAGGAAAGAATGCGCATGTTAAGTTTGTTGAGTTCTTTGTATTGAATGCTAGAGTCCTCGAATCAATGGTGCTCCAAGTAGATGTTAGTAATTATCATAACAAAGCATGGATTGAAAGACAACAGACATTGCTCCAGATCGAAGAGAGAGCTTCAAGGGGTGCGCGGTTTGATTTTGTGTCTCATTCTAGTCGGCCTGTATCTTGTGAACATATCTGGTATGAGCAAGTACATGATTTGTCAAAAGCTGACCCATTTGTAGGGTTTGACTACTGGGCCACCGGTTAGGCTATACTGTTTTACAGAAACCTGATTAGCCACTTGTTTGCTTGTGTTTTCACATTAAGGCATCTCTGTTCCTAATATTGTAATTTGTCAACAGACTAAGTGCTATATTTTGGTTTACCGTCCAAGTGTTTGTTGAGTATTTCTTGGTAGGAACATTTGTGGTATTATTGGTAACATTTGTGCTTTAAAGAGAAATTTGTTATAAGAACATGAGAGTATTATTCAGAAGCTAGTCATGTTCCATGCATTGTATCAAGTTGAGTATTTGTGGTATTTAGTAATAATTTCTCTCAAGTATACTTGCTTTGCATTTATATGTAACATGAGGAGTCTCACCTATTTATGCATATCTCTCCTTTCTTTTCTGCCATTTCTAAATGGGGAGCAGTGGTTATGTACTGATGTTACATGTTGAATTCGCATGCTCTGTTTGTTTTTAATGTCCAGATTTCTGTGCATGTGTTTTCATATAAAGAGATACAAAGGCATTGACTAGATTTAGGGGTAGGGTGGGAATGATCGCCACTTGCAGACACATGGTGAGGAATTCACCTTCATAACATGATAAGCAACGTCCTTGAGGgtggcccgatcttcacgacagtaggtcaCGAATCAAAGATAACTTGCTGCCAACagcggagtaactagctttatacctgacaaaggttggatgcgaccaagcgacggggagagagGCACCGAAACCGCAAAGACTTCGACTTGATCTCTGAACGACCGCATTGCCACAATCCGGTGCTAATCCACACAAAACGGTGCAGCCGTACTGGAAACCGTAGAGCACGAACTAGGGGAACCCAGAGGGATCACTTCACAAGTccaagaagaacaaggaagaacaaaagGTTTGAGTAAGGCACTCAGCAGCTCGGTTGCAATATGAGGGGTTTATCAATTCATCTAAGGCCTACTTTGGCAGCACTGGTGAACTAACCCTGGGAAAAGAGCCACGCGTGATGATTTTTTTGGACAACTGATTCCCGCCACAATTCTGGGGAGATATCCATGCGGGGGGAGTTTTCCCGTGATACTGTTTGGCATCCCACTGTGAGGACTGAGGATTCACAAGAGCAAGAGTTCAGCTGATGCTGATTGGTTTCTTTGTCACCATTGAAGAATTGAAAACAATatctaaaaaaatcataaaaatcaAGAAAAAACAGAAAAAGTTAAATAATATAAGAAATTCATCACAGATCAATGTTAGAACCACAGAACCATGAAAATATCCAGAATAAGTCTCTATACAAATACATATATATTTCAAATCTGAAATCATGTCTAACTATCATCTGAAATCTAGTGAAAGCCAAGTCGAATAAGTctctatacaaatacataaaaatTATGGTTCAACTCCTTTCATAAGTAGTGTCCGAGAGAAAAAAAAGAACTCCTTTGCATAAGCTTCTCACATAGGCACTGGAGCTAGTAAAAACATTTTTCTTCTCAAATCATGCATTTGCTTCCACACCAAAAACCCTGCAGATAAACAAGGAAAAACATTAGTAGCTTAGAGACATACCTAAAGTAAACTAATCTAGTGCTGCTAGGATACATCAACTTGAACCAAGGGTAAACATGTGGCATGCCATAGCAAATATTGTCCACACCAAAAACCCTGCATGATGAAGTTAATCTTCCACGCATATTGTAATGGCATATGCAATCTCCTGGTACTTGGCTACTTGCCTTTTGGTTTGGAGCTCAATGTGGTCCGTGCTAAGATTACCAGCTTTGCCCAAGGTGGCTCTGCTGGCTCTAGCAAAAGACCAAAAGTGCTTGCATGGGTACCAAATTGGATGATGGTTCCAGCTACATGTGGCTTTAAGAGCCTGAGGATTTTAAGGATGGACAAACTTTGTTGTTGCACCCAACTCCCTGACGGTCTGTGTCAGCTCCCTAGTTTGGAGACTCTGGCCATTAACAACGCACCTACCATCAGGAGTGTTGGGCCTGAGTTCCAGTCACCCTCCTCCCTGGCAGTGGGTGGAGGTATAGACGTCATTGCTAGATCAGTAGTAACATTTCCTAATCTGACATTTCTTCGTCTGGATGGCTTGTGCGAATGGGAGGAGTTGGACTGGGAGGAGGAGAGCGAGAGTGAGACTACAGAAGCTATGGCCATGCCTGCTCTCAAGGAGCTCATAATTCTTAGCTGCAAGCTAACTTGTCTTCCACCAGGGCTCATCTAAAACCAGAGTATGTCAAGGGGCTGGTTTTTTGTGTAGTTCACTAGGCTAAACCTGATAATAATGTGAGCTAACAATGGAGATGGGCAATACCATTGCCAGTTTGTCACTGATCTTCGTCTCGGCAATTGTAGACAAAAATTGGATGTACTAGCAGAAGTAGTAGAAATTATTTCATCAGTAATTAGCCACCTGTGTATGATAGTACGAACTAAGCAAGATTGATATTACAAATCATTTGTACCTTTTCCGAAGTATAGTATAGTTGAAAAGTATATATACCCGCTAGTGTTTGGTTGAATTTCATGCCATGTCCGCATGTCACATTATTACTGGCTCATTAAGCATGACGACTCAACATACAGTAAATGCTTTAATTACTCCATGTATAGCACTGCTTTGCTGATGCAAGTAATGACAGGCTTAAGAAATAAAGGATTATTGAAAGTGCCTTGAGTCAGCCCTGCGATGACACACTGACCTAGATGCTTACAGTTACCTAAGTTTAATGACATAAAAGAAATTCTAAGTTGCAGACTAAGTTGGCTTCAATTGTGTGGTCAGTTTTACCAAACGAATCCTTAGAGTATTATATATTaaaataaaacaacagcaggaAAGATCAATTAATTTGAGGATGGTCACAGATTAGTGTCAACAATTGTAGTCAATATCAAACTGTAAGTAGACTGCATGATCATCTAAAAATCTTATTCACTGAAAGTAATCAATATCTAAAAATCAGTACATGCTAACACAGTCAAACAGTAGATGATAACTCAGTTAACTGAAAGTCATTTAAATGTAAACAGGAAAAGATATGTACTGAATTAATCACAGAAACGGATATGAACTAGTTATAGTTAGCAGTACTATCAGAGTTAAACAGTAGATGCATTGGAAACTTGATCTACAGGCTATCACTCTGAAAACTTTAAACATCTC
It encodes:
- the LOC136488832 gene encoding F-box/LRR-repeat protein 13-like produces the protein MEEDDHISRLPDAVLGEIVSLLRTKEGGRTQAIASRWCHIWRSAPLNLDLHNRAPSERRIPLAQISGILSSHRGPGRRFSIPRHYFENDAHPAATLDAWLGTPALDGLQELDFHYGSWHTRQGSPARPLPESARRFLSTLRVASFGHCTFPDENGLIFPLLKQLSLMHVKISENSLYALLAGCPLLQSLMLTQSFGCSRIRIVSRTLRSIGVHASWGDTMLDQFTIEDAPFLERFLLLDLWFPKKMVISVVSAPRLKILGQLHIKSPRLEFGTSVFMGSDVVNSTTMLPSMRVLALTQNNFSLDEVIAFMKCFPCLENLYIKMSTAYGQLTKTKVTNAWRQKYPEPYWYP